The window TGACTGGGCCCAGCTGGCCCCTGAAGTGCCCGGCCTGCAGGGCGTGCTCCACCTGCGGTTGAACCCTCCGGTGCAGCTGCCGGCTTCCGAGGGCCTGCGCGAGTTCCTGGAGTATGTGGCCGAGTCACTGGAGCCGCCCTCGCCCTTCGAGCTGCTCGAGCCTCCGGCCTCTGTGGGCTTCCTCAGGCTCGCCCGGCCCTGCTGctacatcttccctggtggcctaggtGATGCCGCCTTCTTCGCCGTCAATGGCTTCACCGTGCTGGTCAACGGCGGCTCCAACCCCAAGTCGAGCTTCTGGAAGCTGGTGCGGCACCTGGACCGGGTGGACGCTGTGCTGGTGACCCACGCTGGCGCCGACAGCCTCCCGGGCCTCAACAGTCTGCTGCGACGCAAGCTGGCGGAGCGCGACGAGGCGGCTGCCGGCGGGGGCTCCGGGGACGACCGGCTCCGCCGGCTGATCTCCCCCAACCTGGGCGTCGTGTTTCTCAACGCCCGCGCTGCTGCCTCTCGGCTGGTGCGTGGCGAGGATGAGGCCGAACTGGCCCTGAGCCTCCTGAGCCAGCTGGGCATCACCCCTGTGCCCCTGAACCGAGGGCCACTGCCTGCTGAGCCCACCGTGCTCTTCCAGAAGATGGGCGTGGGCCGGCTGGACATGTATGTGCTGCACCCGCCCTCAGCCGCCACCACTGACCACACCCTGGCCTCCGTGTGCGCCCTGCTGGTGTGGCACCCTGCGGGCCCCTCAGAGAAGGTGGTGCGTGTGCTGTTCCCTGGCTGCACGCCCCCCGCCCGCCTCCTGGATGGCCTGGTCCGCCTGCAGCACCTGGGGTTCCTGCGGGAGCCAGTGGTGACGCCCCAAGACCTGGCGGGGCCTCGGCGAGCTGAGAGCAAGGAGAGCGTGGCCTCCCGGGACAGCTTGAGGAGAGAGGGCCGCACGACGGTGCCCTCCAGGCCCACCCAGGAGCGCCCTGGGGTGGCCCGGAAAGACTCTCCACGGACTGAGGCCCCTCGCAGGGCTGAGAAAGAAGCCAGGCCCTCCCGGGAGGTGAAGAAGGACCCCAGACCCAGTGCCCCTCGCACCCAACCCCGGGAGGTGCGCCGGGCAGCCTCTGCCGTGGTTAGTGGCAAGAACGTGGGTGCCCAGGTGGCTCCCAAGACCCGCAGAGCACCCAACACACCCCGCCCAGGGGTCCCACCAGCTGAGAATGGGCCCCGCAGCCCCCCCAGCTTCCGGAGCGGAGAGGCCAGCCCCCCGACAGAGACCTGCAGCTCCCCGGCCCCCCAGCTTGTGGCCACACCCAGCCAAGAGAGCAGCCTGGATCTGGGGCTCAGCCCGGCAGGGGAGGAAGGTGGCAGCTTAGAGGAGAAAACCCTGGAGCTGCTGTTGGCCGCCAGCACCCCCGAGCCGTGCACACCCTCTCCTGCCGGGGCCCAGCAGGGCCCAACAGAGAGCAGCGGGCCGCTGTCGCTGAGCCCCCTGCGGGGTGGGGAGCCCGGGCCAGATGCCTCCCCCACAGTGACCACACCCTCGCTGCCCGCGGAGGTGGGCTCCCCACACTCCACAGAGGTGGACGAGTCCCTGTCCGTCTCCTTTGAGCAGGTGCTCCCGCCACCAGCTGCAGCTGCGAGTGAAGCTGGGCTCAGCCTCCCGCTCTGCGGCCCTCGGGTGCGGCGCTCGGCCTCCCCGCACGACGTGGACCTGTGCCTGGTGTCGCCCTGTGAGTTCGAGCACCGCAAGGCCGTGCCCATGGCGCCGGCCCCCGTGTCCCCCGGCAGCTCCAATGACAGCAGCGCCCGGTCGCAGGAGCGGGCGGGAGCTCCGGGAGGCGCCGAGGAGACACCACCCACATCTGTCAGCGAGTCCCTGCCCACCCTGTCTGACTCGGACCCCCTGCCGGCTGCCCCTGGCACTGCCGACTCAGACGAGGACACGGAGGGCTTCGGGGTCCCCCGCCGTGACCCGCTGCCTGACCCCCTCAAGATCCCCCCACCGCTGCCCACCCCACCTAGTATCTGCATGGTGGACCCGGAGATGCTGCCTCCCGAGCAGGCCCGGCTGAAAGGAGGTGGCAGCCGTACCCGGAAGCCCCTTACCCGCCCCAGCTCTGGCACTACTCCCCCCAAAGCCACTCCAGTGACTGCTGCCAAAACCAAGGGGCTGGCCAGTGGGGACAGGGCCAGTCGGCCACTCAGCGCCCGCAGCGAGCCCAGTGATAAAGGAAATCGGGCATCCCTGTCCAGAAAGCCCTCGGTCCCCAAGACAACCACTCGAGGTCCATCTGGTAAGTACCCGTG is drawn from Bos mutus isolate GX-2022 chromosome 7, NWIPB_WYAK_1.1, whole genome shotgun sequence and contains these coding sequences:
- the MAP1S gene encoding microtubule-associated protein 1S, with translation MAATVAGSGAAEVPSSLLLVVGGECGCRGLLAYVLEELERGIRSWDIDPGVCSLDEQLKVFVSRHSATFSSIVKGQRSLHHRGDTLETLVLLNPSDKSLCDELRNLLLDPASHKLLVLAGPCLEETGELLLQTGGFSPRHFLQVLGDKEIRDLLASTPLPAAPPKLTITCPTFGDWAQLAPEVPGLQGVLHLRLNPPVQLPASEGLREFLEYVAESLEPPSPFELLEPPASVGFLRLARPCCYIFPGGLGDAAFFAVNGFTVLVNGGSNPKSSFWKLVRHLDRVDAVLVTHAGADSLPGLNSLLRRKLAERDEAAAGGGSGDDRLRRLISPNLGVVFLNARAAASRLVRGEDEAELALSLLSQLGITPVPLNRGPLPAEPTVLFQKMGVGRLDMYVLHPPSAATTDHTLASVCALLVWHPAGPSEKVVRVLFPGCTPPARLLDGLVRLQHLGFLREPVVTPQDLAGPRRAESKESVASRDSLRREGRTTVPSRPTQERPGVARKDSPRTEAPRRAEKEARPSREVKKDPRPSAPRTQPREVRRAASAVVSGKNVGAQVAPKTRRAPNTPRPGVPPAENGPRSPPSFRSGEASPPTETCSSPAPQLVATPSQESSLDLGLSPAGEEGGSLEEKTLELLLAASTPEPCTPSPAGAQQGPTESSGPLSLSPLRGGEPGPDASPTVTTPSLPAEVGSPHSTEVDESLSVSFEQVLPPPAAAASEAGLSLPLCGPRVRRSASPHDVDLCLVSPCEFEHRKAVPMAPAPVSPGSSNDSSARSQERAGAPGGAEETPPTSVSESLPTLSDSDPLPAAPGTADSDEDTEGFGVPRRDPLPDPLKIPPPLPTPPSICMVDPEMLPPEQARLKGGGSRTRKPLTRPSSGTTPPKATPVTAAKTKGLASGDRASRPLSARSEPSDKGNRASLSRKPSVPKTTTRGPSGSAGNRSGGSAAPPGSPVYLDLAYLPSGGSARLVDEEFFRRVRALCYVISGQDQHKEEGMRAVLDALLAGKQQWDRQLQVTLIPTFDSVAMHEWYEETHTRHQALGITVLGSNSTVSMQDEAFPACKVEF